A region from the Deltaproteobacteria bacterium genome encodes:
- a CDS encoding RND transporter, which produces MSGFLAILTMAVALFILSASGCAPFRPADRGLRPVGMPERYELFDQEGLDVPGPWWENLGNPELDRLIRQGLDESFDIRQARARLDQALALAAKAEADLYPALNLEG; this is translated from the coding sequence ATGAGCGGATTTTTGGCCATTCTGACCATGGCCGTGGCCCTATTTATCCTGTCGGCCTCCGGGTGCGCCCCGTTCAGGCCGGCGGACAGGGGCCTGCGCCCGGTCGGCATGCCCGAACGGTATGAACTCTTCGATCAGGAGGGCTTGGATGTTCCCGGTCCGTGGTGGGAGAATCTTGGCAATCCGGAACTGGACCGGCTCATCCGCCAAGGTCTGGATGAGAGCTTCGATATCCGCCAAGCCAGAGCCCGTCTCGATCAGGCCCTGGCCCTTGCGGCCAAGGCCGAGGCCGACCTCTACCCCGCTCTGAACCTGGAGGG